A genome region from Arachis duranensis cultivar V14167 chromosome 6, aradu.V14167.gnm2.J7QH, whole genome shotgun sequence includes the following:
- the LOC107494442 gene encoding blue copper protein 1a: protein MAAAFVGRVAFFAISMVLLSSFATATDFVVGDNDGWKLDYNYTKWAQDKVFHVGDVLVFKYNNDSHNVLKVNATSFKDCVTSDPLETFRSGHDWISLQSPGKKWYICGIAGHCADHQMKLVINVLADGPAPAPTSSSHSLVSSLAVMVAAAMIAVAAIFA from the exons atggcTGCTGCTTTTGTTGGTCGAGTAGCATTCTTTGCCATTTCCATGGTTTTGCTTTCATCATTTGCTACTGCAACTGACTTCGTTGTTGGTGATAATGACGGATGGAAACTTGATTATAATTACACAAAATGGGCCCAAGATAAAGTTTTCCATGTTGGTGATGTCCTTG TGTTCAAATACAACAATGACAGCCACAATGTGCTGAAAGTGAATGCAACATCTTTCAAGGACTGTGTTACCTCTGATCCACTGGAAACATTCCGAAGCGGCCATGATTGGATCTCCCTTCAAAGCCCGGGAAAGAAGTGGTACATCTGCGGCATTGCAGGCCATTGTGCTGACCACCAAATGAAGCTTGTCATCAACGTCCTTGCCGACGGCCCCGCCCCCGCTcctacttcttcttctcactCTCTTGTCTCCTCTCTTGCCGTGATGGTCGCAGCGGCCATGATTGCCGTTGCGGCCATCTTCGCCTAG